DNA from Gammaproteobacteria bacterium:
TCCCAGAGCCTCTTGCTGATGAACTATCCCGAGGAGAAGCACGGCACCGCGCTTTCGATATGGAGCATGACCGCCGTCGTCGCCCCCGTCGCGGGGCCGATCCTCGGCGGCTGGATCACGGAGAGCTACAGCTGGCCTTGGATCTTCTATATCAACGTGCCGATCGGGCTCATCGCTGCGTGGCTCACGGCGAGCCTGTTGCACGGGCGCGAGACGGAGACCGAGCGCCGCCCGATCGATGTCGTGGGCCTCGCCCTGTTGATCGTCGGCGTCGCGAGCCTCCAGGTGCTGCTCGACAAGGGCAACCAGCTCGCGTGGTTCTCGTCGCCGACCATCTGGGCGCTCGCCGTCGTCGCGGCCGTCGCCTTGAGCTTCTTCGTGGCGTGGGAGCTCACGGAGCCGAACCCGGTCGTCGATCTGTCGCTGTTCCGGCAGCGCAATTTCACGGTCGGCGTCGTCGCGCTGTCGCTCGGGTATCTGACCTTCTTCGGCAGCGTCGTCATCTTTCCGCTCTGGCTGCAGACGCAGATGGGCTATACGGCTTCATGGGCCGGCATCGCGGCCGCGCCGCTCGGCCTCCTCGCGATCGCCGTCTCGCCGTTCCTCGGCGCGCTCATGCGCCGCTACGACCTCCGCGTGCTCGTGACGATCTCGTTCGTGCTGTTCGCAGCCGTCTCGTTTTGGGTCGCGGGCTACACGACCGAGGTGAGCCTTGCGCAGCTGATGGCGCCGCGGCTCGTGTTCGGCATCGGCATGCCGCTTTTCTTCGTGCCGCTGATCGCGATGTCGCTGTCCGGCCTGCCGGCGCAGCGCGTCGCGAGCGCGTCCGGGCTCGCGAATTTCCTGCGCATGCTCGGCGGCGGCTTCGGCGCCTCGATCAGCGTCTCGATCTGGGAGCACCGCCAGGCGCTGCACGACGCGCGGCTCACGGCCGCGGCGTCGACGCCCGACCTCTTCAATGACGGGTTCGTCGGGCGGCTCGGCGACCTCGGCCTCGGTGCCCACGCCTCGGCCGTGCAGCTCGCGCAGATGATCGGCAAACAAGCCTTCATGCTCGCGACCAACGACTACTTCTGGCTCTCGGGGTGGCTCTTTCTCGCGCTCATGGTGCTCGTCTGGGCCGCGAAGGGACCGTTCGGCCGGGCGGCCGCGGGGGCGGGCGGGCACTGAGGCTGCGGGCCGCCGCGCCTGACGCTATGCTGCACGCGCTCGGCTCGCGCCCGAGATGGCAGAAAGAAGGTTCGAAGAACGAAGGAGCTGGCATGCGAGTGCTCGTGATCGGCGGCACGCAGTTCATTGGCCGCGAGATCGTGCGGCGCCTGCTCGCTCGCGGGCACGACGTCGCGGTGCTGCACCGGCGCGAGCGTCACGATCTCGGCGCCGCGGTGCGCAACGTGCAGGCGGACCGCAGCGATCTGCCCGCGCTCACCGCGGCGGTCCGTCGCGAGCGGCCGCAGGCGCTGTTCGACATCGCATACGACTGGGCGAAGGGCACCACGGCCGCGCAGGTGGAGGCCGCCGCGCGCGCGTGCGGCGCAACGCTCGAGCGCTATGTCTTCATGTCGAGCATCGCGGTCTATGGCGCGGGGCTCGACCACACGGAGGACGATCCGCTCGTCGGCGACGACGATCCGCGGCCGTACGCCGCGCACAAGGCGTCGTCGGAGCGGGCGCTGTTCCGCATGCACGCGGAATCGGGCTTCCCGGTCGTGACGTTCCGCCCGCCGTACGTGCACGGCCCGCATCAGGCGCTCTATCGAGAGCAGTTCTTCTGGGACCGCATGCGCGACGGCAGGCCGATCGTGCTTCCGGACGGCGGCACGGATCCGATCCAGTGGGTGTTCGTCGGCGATCTCGCGGAGGCCTGCGTTCGCACGCTCGAGACGGCGGCCGCGGTCGGCGAGGCTTTCAACGTCGCGCACGTCGAGCCGCTGACGCAGCGGACCTACGTCGAGCTGCTCGCGCGCGTTGCGGGCGTCGAGCCCGAGCTCGTGCCGGTGCCGCGGGAGCGGATCCGGGCGGCCGGGGGGGAGCTTGCGGGCCCCGGGATGTATTTCGGCGAGGCGCTCGACCGTCCCCCGATGACGGAGCGGGTCGAGAAGGCGCAACGCGTGCTCGGTGTGGCGCCGACGCCGATCGAGGACGCGCTTCGCACGACGTATGCGTGGTACGTCGAGCAACCCCGCCGCGCGGTGGACTACACGTTCGAGGACGGGCTGCTCGGCCGCGCCTGAGCGGCCGCGGAGGAGCGCCGCGGCCCTCGAGCGGCTCGCTCCAGGGCAGATTTCGGCCCCGACGACGGCGACTCGACGTCGCGACCGCCGTTTCGCGTGGCTCAGTCGCCCGGCGTTGCGCCGATCGAGGCCGCAGCGCACACTTCCAATCGTCGCAGGAAGGGACCGCATTCAGGCTCGGGGCCGGGGTTTCGGCATCGCGCTGCCTATCCTCTGCGCGGCGCACCCGAGACTTACGTGACGCCGTCCGTGCCGATCATTCGGCTGTCCTGTTCGGCGAAGTGGATCGAATGCTGACCAACAGGGGGGATTTCATGACTTGTCGCTTCTACGCTGCCGCGGTCCTCGCGAGCCTCACGCTTGGCGTATCGCTCGCCGTTGCCCAACCCGGTCCGCCGAACGGGGCGGCCGCGCAGCCTCGCAGGGCCGAGCCGGGACAGCCTGCGGGGCCGGCGCCGCGCCGAGCGGACGGGCGCGTGCTGCTCGGCGGCGCGAGCCCGGAGCAGAAAGGGATCTGGGCGCCGGTCGGAATCGGTGAGCCTCTCACGAACGTCGAGCAGGTGCCGTTCAAGAAGTGGGCGCGCGCGCTGTACGACGCGCGGCTCACGACGCGAATGGAGCCGCACTCGCGCTGCAAGCCCTCGGGCGCGGCACGCCAGTTCCAGACCCCCTACGGCGTCGAGTTCGTCGAGTTCTCGCAGCTCGAGCGCATGTATATCTTCGATATCGGCGGCCCCCATACCTTCCGCACGGTCTACATGGACGGCCGCGCCCATCCGCGCGATCTCGCTCCGACGCACTACGGCCACTCGATCGGCTGGTGGGAAGGCGACACGCTCGTGATCGACACCGTCGGCTACAACGAGGGATTCTGGCTGGATCGCCGAGGCCTGCCGCACACCGAGGCCCTTCACACGATCGAGCGTTTCACTCGACTCGACGCCGGGACGATGAAGTACGAGATGATCGTCGACGATCCCGGCGCTTACACGGCGCCGTGGACGGGCACGTTCAACCTGCGCTGGGAAGAGGGAACGGAGCTCTTCGAGTACATCTGCCAGCAAGCCAACGAAGCCGGCGAGCTGCTCGTCGGCTTCGAAGGTAGGACGTCCGTCGACCGGACGAGCCCTATCGTGCCTTGAGGAGACCGCCGGCACGGCGGCCTCGGACCGCCGGCCGGCAGCCTCGCGTCTTCATTGCTCGCCGGGAGCTCGCGTCGCGCGCCCGTCCGGTCGGACGATCTTCGGGTTTTCGGCCGACAGCGGGGGAAGGTCTTCGCGCGGCTCGACCCCCGGCTGCCGCAGCCTGATGACATTGCCCGCTTCGTCGACCGCTGGAGCGTGCCGAATCGGCTCATGCGCAGCGCATTGAGCATGAGGTCGGCTTGCTCCTGGGTGATATAGGCCGCGTTCACGCCGGCTTCGAGCCACTCCGCGGCGCGCTCGAGTCGTGCATTTCGAGAGCACGAAGGCATCGCAGCAGATTTCCTCGCAGACTCTAAGATTGCGTCTAGCCCACCAGGCCAGCGGATTCCACCAAAGGAGGATGCCGGTGTCAACGCCGGTCGAGCCAGCGCACGATGTGATCGCCCCGCCTCACGTGCGCGATCTCGTGTGCCAGGATGGCGTGGAGCGCCGGCGGCTCGAGTGCCTGAACCGTCGTGCGCGGCAGGTAGACGCGGACGGAGCCGCCGATCCACCAGACCATAGGGGGAATAGCCGCCTCGGTCGTGAAAATGGCCGGCGCACGCCGCACGCCGAGGCCGGCGGCAGTTCGTAATGCCTCGTCGCGCAGCGCACGCCCGGCCGGTGAAGACGTCTGACGCAACAGGCTGTTGAAGCGCAGCGCATGCCGGCAAGCCCAGACCGATATCGCGGCGCTGCCGAGGAGCCAGATGCCGACCGCTGCGATCTTCCAATCCCAATGCGCCGCGAGCGACGGAACCGTAGCGGCGGCCGTCTCACCTGAATGAGCATGCCGCAAAACAGGCTGGATGGGGACGGCCCGTCGAGCGCTCGCACGCCGGCCGCCATGCGCGCCCTTCCTCGTCGTCCTGTCGCCGTCGGAATGCGATATTATTATGCTATCATATTGATAGCACATCCGGCCGGAGGCCTGCGATGACGAAAGAGATTCTTTTCACCCCGCGATCGGGCTGGACACCTTTGGCGGTGTGTCTGGCGACCCTCGTGCTCGGCGTCGTCCTGATCCCCGTGTCGGCCATCGCTCAAATCGGTCCACTGGGGCTGCTCGCCGTCCTCATGATCGTCGGTGCGCTCATCAGTCTGTTCGGCTTCATGGCGATCGCGCCGAACGATGCGCGCGTGCTCCTCTTGTTCGGCGAATACAAGGGCTCGGTGAAGGAGTCCGGGTTTTACTGGGTGAATCCGTTCTATTCGAAGAAGAAGGTCACGTTGCGCGTCAGAAACTTCGAAACGGGCGGATCGCGTGTGGAGGAGAGAAAAGACGCAGTCGGCAAAGTCGTTCAGCGCAAGGGCCGCTCGGCGGGCCGGCCGGCCAAGGTGAACGATCGCGACGGCAACCCGGTGGACATCTCGGCCGTCGTCGTCTGGCGCGTAGTGGATACGGCCGAGGCATTGCTCGAAGTCGACGACTACGAGGATTACGTCGCGATTCAGAGCGAATCCGCGTTGCGCAATCTGGCGAGCCGGCACCCGTACGACAGCGAGGACCACGAGGTCTCGCTGCGCGGCAATCCCGACGAGGTCGGGGACCAGCTGCGCGCGGACATTCAGGAGCGCGTGGACAAGGCCGGCGTCGAGGTGATCGAAGCGCGCATCAGCCATCTCGCGTACTCGTCCGAGATCGCCGCGGCGATGCTGCAGCGCCAGCAAGCCCACGCGGTGGTCGCCGCCCGGGCGCGAATCGTGGACGGCGCGGTCGGGATCGTCGAGATGGCGCTGCAGCGGCTCGAGCGAGAGGGGGTCATGCCGCTCGACGACGAGCGGCGGGCGGCCATGGTGTCGAATCTGCTCGTCGTCCTGTGCAGCGACAGGCACACTCAGCCCGTGATCAACACCGGAAGCCTATACCAGTAACCTGTATGCGGCGCGCAAGGAGAGCGGCAGCTTGGCCAAGAAGGTCACGTTTCTGCTGAGGACCGATCCCGAGGTGCTCGACGCGCTGAAACGGTGGGCCAACGACGAGCTGCGCAGCGTGAACGGCCAGCTCGAGTTCATACTGCGGCGCGCGTTGCTGGACGCCGGGCGTCTGAAGCGGAAAGATCCGGAGGCCGATGCGAAATCTCGTTCCGACGGCGACGGCGAATGATGCGCGTCCGCGCCCGACCGACTAGACCAGGCTGAACGCCGTCGCCCGCACGAAATCGATCAGCTGTGCCGGAAAGATCCCGAGCCACAGCACGGCGAGCGTCGCGGCCGCGAGCACGACGTGCCCCGACGGCGAAACGGCGGCCTCGTGCCGCGCGAGCGTCGCTTCCTCGGGATCGAGATACAGCGTCACGAGCACGCGCAGATAGTAGAAGAGCCCGATACCGCTGCCGATGATCACGAGCGCGAGCAGCACCCACAGCGAGGCATCGATGCTCGCGGCCACGACGTAGAACTTCGCGACGAAGCCCATCGTCAGCGGAATGCCGGCGAGCGAGAGCAGCATCAGCGAGAAAACGCCGGCGAGCCACGGCCGGCGCCAGAAGAGCCCGCGGTACTGGCCGAGCATCTGCATCTCCTCGCCGGCGGCGGAGGAGAGCACGGCGACGATCCCGAACGCGCCGATCGTGCTCGCGAAATAGGCCGCGAGGTAGTAGCTCGCGGCCTCCACGGCGACCTCGCCGCCGGCGATGAACGCGACGAGCAGATAGCCGAGGTGCGCGATCGACGAGTACGCGAGAATTCGCTTCACGTTCTGCTGCAGCAGCGCGAGGATGTTGCCGAGCAGCATCGAGGCGCCGGCGAGGAGCGAGAGGGCGACCAAGAGCGGCACGTAGTCGAACGCGCCGGCCTCGAGGAAGTAGCGCAGCAGCACGACGAAGATCGCGCCCTTCGAGACGGTCGCAAGGAAGGCCGTGATCGGCGCCGGCGCACCCTGGTAGACGTCCGGCGTCCACAAGTGAAACGGCACGAGCGAAAGCTTGAACGCGATGCCGGCGACGATCAGCGCGACGCCGGCTGTCGCATAAAGGCCCGTTCCATCGGCCGCGGCGAGCAGATCGGCGACGCGCGCGAACTCGAGCGTGCCGAGCTCGGCGTAGACGAGCGCGATGCCGAAGAGCAGGAACGACGACGAGACGCCGGAGAGAATCAGATACTTCGCGCCGGCCTCGAGGCAGGGCTTGCGCTCGCGCGAGTAGGCGAGCAGCGCGAAGAGCGAGACGCTCAAGAGCTCAAAGCCGAGGAAGAGCGCCGCGAAATGCGCGCTCGCGGCGAGCACCGCTGCGCCGAGCACGGCCGTGAGCAGCAGGATATAGAGCTCGCCGGGCGCCTCGTCGCGCCCGCGGAGGTAGCCGGCGGAGAGGCCGGTCACGCCGAGCGTGCAAAGGAGCAGGAACCCGGTGTAGAGCAGCGCGGCGCCGTCGATACGGAGCAGCCGCGTGACGTCGAGCGGCGCGACGTCCGCGGCGATCGGCAGCGTCAGGAGCGTCGCGACGAGCCCGACGACGGTCGCGATCGCGCTGACGTCGCGCCGGCGCACGAACGCGACCAGCAGCATCACGACGATCGCCGCCGCGGCGAGCGTGATGATCGGCAGAAGCGCGACGAAATGGGCCGTCGTGAAGCTCATTCGTCGCCTCCCGATGCGGCCGCCACCGGGTCATCCGGCGGGCCCGGCCGTGCAACAGCGGCGGCGCCGGCGGAAGGCACCTCGAGCGCCTCGAGCGTCGGCCGCGCGGTCTCGAGCACGGGCTGCGGGCGCACGCCGAGCCAGACGAGCACGAGGATCATCGCGCCCGAGTAGGCGAGCTCGCGGCCGCCATAGTCCGCGACGCGCACGGCCCCCGCACGCGGCACGCCGTGGAACGAGCGCTGGATCAGCGCGAGCGAGTAGATCACGGCGGCGATCAGCCCGCTCGCCGCGATCACGGTGAAGATCGGAGCGACGGGGAACGCGCCGAGCAGCACGAGGAACTCGGCGACGAAGTTCGCGAGCCCCGGCAGCCCGAGCGACGCGAGCGCGAAGAACAGCGCCACGCCGCCCATCCGCGGCAGGCGCGCCCAGAGCCCGCCCATCCGTGCCATCTCGCGCGTGTGCAGCCGCTCCTGCAGCGCGCCGGCGATCACGAAGAGGCCGCCCGTGCTCAATCCGTGCGCGACCATCTCCATGATCGCACCCTGAAGCGCGATCTCGTTCCACGCGAAGACGCCGAGCAGGACGAAGCCCAAGTGACTCACGCTCGTGTAGGCGACGAGCCGCTTGAAGTCGGTCTGCGCGAACGCGAGCACGGCGCCGTAGAGGATGCCGATTACGGCCAGCGCCATCGCGTAAGGCGCGAGGCGCATCGCGGCCTCGGGGAAGAGCGGCACGACGAAGCGGATCAGCCCGTACGCGCCGGTTTTCAGCAGGATGCCGGCGAGGATCACGCTGCCGGCGGTCGGCGCGTCGGTATGCGCGTCCGGCAGCCAGGTATGGAGCGGCACGGCGGGAAGCTTCACGGCGAACGCGACGAAAAAGCCGAGCATCAGCCACATCGCGACGTCCGGCGCGAGCGAGGTGCCGAGCAGTTCGAAGTAGTTGAACGTCCACGTGCCCGTGGCCTGCCAATTGACGTACGCGAGCCCGATGATGCTCGCGAGCATCAGCAAGCTGCTCGCCTGCGTGAAGATGAAGAACTTGATTGCGGAATAAATGCGGTTCTCGTGCCCCCAGATCGCGATCAGGAAGTACATCGGCACGAGCATGACTTCCCAGAGGAAGAAGAAGAGGAAGAGGTCGACCGCGATGAACACGCCGATGATGCCGGCGAGCGACCAGAGCAGGTTCGCGTGGAAGAACCCGACGCGTTCCTGTATCTCGGTCCACGAGCAGGCGACGGAGACGAGGCCGAGGAAAAGCGTGAGCGCGACCATCAGCAGCCCGAGGCCGTCCATCGCGAGGTGGAAGCCGATGCCGAAGCGCGGGATCCACGGCGCGTCGACCTCGATGAGCCACCCCGGGCGCGGCGTCTCGACGATCGCCGGTGCGCCGAGCCAGATCGCGACGACGAGCGCGAGGTCGAGGCCGAGGGCGAGCACGGAGATCCAGCGGCAGAGGCGCGCGCCGTGACTCGCCGCGAGCCACGCGAGCGCGCCCGCGACGAGCGGAATCGCGATGAGCCATGCCAGGATCGTCGGCACGGCGTCAGCTCGATGATGACCCGGCGGAGATCATTGGAACAGCGTCACCTCGCTGAGCACATCGTCACCTCGACGAGCACCGATCATAGGAACAACGCCACCGCGACCACGACCACGAGACCCGCGAGCATCCCGGCCGCGTACCAGCGGAGCTCGCCCGTCTGGCTTTGACCTGAACCGCGCCACGCCGCGCGCAGCGACCCGGCGACGCCGTCGTAGACGCCGTCGACGGGATCGCCGCGGAGCAGAGCCGCAGTCGTCACGAAAGGCCTGACGAACACGGCGTCATAGAGCCGGTCGAAGCCCCAGCCCGAGGTCCACGTGCGATCGAGCGCCGTCGGCCACGGCGGTCTTTCCGGCACGCGGGCTGCGCGCGTGCGCCCCGGGAAGAAGAGGAAGTACGCGACGGCGATCCCGCCGAGCGACGCGAGCGCGGCGGCGAGCTCGAGCGCGAGCTCGCCGGCGCCGCTTTCCGCCTCGTTCGCGGCCGGCAGGGTCGTCGCCAGGAAATCCGAGAAGAGCGTCAGATGCCCGAGGCTCGCCGGCGTCTCGACGAAGCCGCCGACGATCGAGAGCACGGAGAGCACGGCGAGCGGAATCAGGATCGCGTAGCGGGCGCCGCCGCGCGCCGCGGCGGCCGCCGCATCGTCCGGAGGCCGGCCGGCCCCCCGCTCCTCGCCGTGAGTCTCGTGATAAGCCTCGTGCGCCGCGTGCGCGGGCTCGCCGAAGAACACGATGAACACCGCGCGGAAGATGTAGACGGCCGTGACGAACGCCGCCGCGAGCCCCGCGAGCCCGAGCCAAAAGCCGCCGGTCTCGGCCGCCCACGCGCCGGCGAGGATCTGCTCCTTGCTGTAGAAGCCTGCCGTCACGAGCGGCACCGACGCGAGCGCGGCCGCGCCGATCAGGAACGCCCAGAACACGCCCGGCATGCGCTTGCGCAGTCCGCCCATCCGGAAGATGTCTTGCTCGTGATGCAGCGCGAGGATCAACGCGCCGGCGGCGAGGAAGAGGAGCGCCTTGAAGAACGCGTGCGTCATGAAATGAAAGACGGCCGCGCTCCATGCGCCGACGCCGAGCGCGAGGAACATGTAGCCGATCTGGCTCATCGTCGAGTACGCGAGAATGCGCTTGATGTCGCGCTGCGAGAGCGCCGCGAACGCGGCGAGCAGCAGCGTCAGCGCGCCGACGACGGCGACGGCGAGCTGCACGGCCGGCGCCAGCGTGAAGAGCGTGTGCGTGCGCGCGATCAGGTACATGCCGGCGGTGACCATCGTCGCCGCGTGGATCAGCGCGCTCACGGGCGTCGGACCCGCCATCGCGTCCGGCAGCCAGGTCTGGAGCGGAAGCTGCGCCGACTTGCCGACCGCGCCCGCGAGGAGCAGCGCCGCGGCCGCGAGCGCGATGCCGGAGCCGACCGGCCATTGCTCGGCCGCGCGGGCGAGCGCGGTCTGGATATCCAGGGTGTCGAGCGACGTCGCGATCAGGATCAGACCGATCAGCATTCCCGTGTCGCCGGCGCGCGTGACGACGAAGGCCTTGCGCGCGGCGTAGCCGTTCTCGGGGTCCCGATACCAGAAGCCGATCAGGAGGTAGCTGCAAAGGCCCACGCCTTCCCAGCCCAGATAGAGCAGCAGCAAGTTGTCCGCGAGCACGAGGATCAGCATCGCGAACATGAAGAGATTCATGTAGGCGAAGAAGCGGCTGTAGCCTTCGTCGCCCGCCATGTAGGCGGTCGAGTAGAGGTGAATCAAAAAGCCGACGATCGTGATGACGAGGATCATCACGACGGAGAGCGCGTCGAGATGAAGCCCGAAGCGTACCGCGAAATCGCCGGCCGAGATCCACGTGACGATCCCCGCGCGGGCGGCTTCCGCGCCTTCGCCCGCGAGGAACGCGCCGCCGACGAGCACGGCGACGACGGCCGCGAGCCCGACGGAGCCGACGCCGACGAAGCTCACGATGCGATCGGACAGCTCGCCGCGCGTGACCATCAGGATCACGCTGCCCGCGAGCGGCAGGAGCGGAACGAGCCACAGCCATTCGATCATCGCTAACCCTTCATCTCGCTGACGGCGTCCGCGTCGAGCGTGCGGAAGCGCCGGTAGAGCTGGATCAGCAGCGCGAGCGCAACCGAGACCTCCGCCGCCGCGAGCGTGAGCACGAGAATGAACATGACCTGACCGTCGGGCTGCGACCAGCGGGCGCCGCCGACGATGAAAGCGAGGCCCGCGGCGTTCAGCATCACCTCGATCGAGATCAGCATGAAGATCAGGTTGCGCCGCACGAGCACGCCGATCAGGCCGAGCGCGAACAGGATCGCGGCGAGCAACATGCCGTGCTCGATCGGGACGACGGCCGTCATGCCTCCACCGCCCTTTCGCGCTCCGCCGGCGCTTCCTCGGGCACGGCCGCCTCGGCCGCGCTTTCGGGCGCGTCGACCTCCGCGTGGCGCGCCTCGAGTCTCTGCGCGAGCCGCCACGAGCCGACCAGCCCCGCGAGAAGCAGCATCGAGGCGATCTCGACGGCGAGGAGGTACGGTCCGAACAGCGCGAGACCCACCGCCTCCGCGCCGACGACCTCGTCGCCGGTCGGGCCGAGCGGACCGACGCCGAGCACGTACAGCAT
Protein-coding regions in this window:
- a CDS encoding NADH-quinone oxidoreductase subunit N produces the protein MSFTTAHFVALLPIITLAAAAIVVMLLVAFVRRRDVSAIATVVGLVATLLTLPIAADVAPLDVTRLLRIDGAALLYTGFLLLCTLGVTGLSAGYLRGRDEAPGELYILLLTAVLGAAVLAASAHFAALFLGFELLSVSLFALLAYSRERKPCLEAGAKYLILSGVSSSFLLFGIALVYAELGTLEFARVADLLAAADGTGLYATAGVALIVAGIAFKLSLVPFHLWTPDVYQGAPAPITAFLATVSKGAIFVVLLRYFLEAGAFDYVPLLVALSLLAGASMLLGNILALLQQNVKRILAYSSIAHLGYLLVAFIAGGEVAVEAASYYLAAYFASTIGAFGIVAVLSSAAGEEMQMLGQYRGLFWRRPWLAGVFSLMLLSLAGIPLTMGFVAKFYVVAASIDASLWVLLALVIIGSGIGLFYYLRVLVTLYLDPEEATLARHEAAVSPSGHVVLAAATLAVLWLGIFPAQLIDFVRATAFSLV
- a CDS encoding Arc family DNA-binding protein, which produces MAKKVTFLLRTDPEVLDALKRWANDELRSVNGQLEFILRRALLDAGRLKRKDPEADAKSRSDGDGE
- a CDS encoding M56 family metallopeptidase; its protein translation is MCYQYDSIIISHSDGDRTTRKGAHGGRRASARRAVPIQPVLRHAHSGETAAATVPSLAAHWDWKIAAVGIWLLGSAAISVWACRHALRFNSLLRQTSSPAGRALRDEALRTAAGLGVRRAPAIFTTEAAIPPMVWWIGGSVRVYLPRTTVQALEPPALHAILAHEIAHVRRGDHIVRWLDRR
- the nuoL gene encoding NADH-quinone oxidoreductase subunit L: MIEWLWLVPLLPLAGSVILMVTRGELSDRIVSFVGVGSVGLAAVVAVLVGGAFLAGEGAEAARAGIVTWISAGDFAVRFGLHLDALSVVMILVITIVGFLIHLYSTAYMAGDEGYSRFFAYMNLFMFAMLILVLADNLLLLYLGWEGVGLCSYLLIGFWYRDPENGYAARKAFVVTRAGDTGMLIGLILIATSLDTLDIQTALARAAEQWPVGSGIALAAAALLLAGAVGKSAQLPLQTWLPDAMAGPTPVSALIHAATMVTAGMYLIARTHTLFTLAPAVQLAVAVVGALTLLLAAFAALSQRDIKRILAYSTMSQIGYMFLALGVGAWSAAVFHFMTHAFFKALLFLAAGALILALHHEQDIFRMGGLRKRMPGVFWAFLIGAAALASVPLVTAGFYSKEQILAGAWAAETGGFWLGLAGLAAAFVTAVYIFRAVFIVFFGEPAHAAHEAYHETHGEERGAGRPPDDAAAAAARGGARYAILIPLAVLSVLSIVGGFVETPASLGHLTLFSDFLATTLPAANEAESGAGELALELAAALASLGGIAVAYFLFFPGRTRAARVPERPPWPTALDRTWTSGWGFDRLYDAVFVRPFVTTAALLRGDPVDGVYDGVAGSLRAAWRGSGQSQTGELRWYAAGMLAGLVVVVAVALFL
- a CDS encoding NAD-dependent epimerase/dehydratase family protein, with translation MRVLVIGGTQFIGREIVRRLLARGHDVAVLHRRERHDLGAAVRNVQADRSDLPALTAAVRRERPQALFDIAYDWAKGTTAAQVEAAARACGATLERYVFMSSIAVYGAGLDHTEDDPLVGDDDPRPYAAHKASSERALFRMHAESGFPVVTFRPPYVHGPHQALYREQFFWDRMRDGRPIVLPDGGTDPIQWVFVGDLAEACVRTLETAAAVGEAFNVAHVEPLTQRTYVELLARVAGVEPELVPVPRERIRAAGGELAGPGMYFGEALDRPPMTERVEKAQRVLGVAPTPIEDALRTTYAWYVEQPRRAVDYTFEDGLLGRA
- a CDS encoding DHA2 family efflux MFS transporter permease subunit, encoding MGARQPPVTGAKLALLTIGVSLAIFMNVLDTSIANVAIPTIAGDLAVSPNEGTWIITSFAVSLAIALPLTGWLGRRVGEVRLFVWATLLFSLLSLLCGLATSLPMLVIFRVLQGAVAGPMIPLSQSLLLMNYPEEKHGTALSIWSMTAVVAPVAGPILGGWITESYSWPWIFYINVPIGLIAAWLTASLLHGRETETERRPIDVVGLALLIVGVASLQVLLDKGNQLAWFSSPTIWALAVVAAVALSFFVAWELTEPNPVVDLSLFRQRNFTVGVVALSLGYLTFFGSVVIFPLWLQTQMGYTASWAGIAAAPLGLLAIAVSPFLGALMRRYDLRVLVTISFVLFAAVSFWVAGYTTEVSLAQLMAPRLVFGIGMPLFFVPLIAMSLSGLPAQRVASASGLANFLRMLGGGFGASISVSIWEHRQALHDARLTAAASTPDLFNDGFVGRLGDLGLGAHASAVQLAQMIGKQAFMLATNDYFWLSGWLFLALMVLVWAAKGPFGRAAAGAGGH
- a CDS encoding SPFH domain-containing protein, which gives rise to MTKEILFTPRSGWTPLAVCLATLVLGVVLIPVSAIAQIGPLGLLAVLMIVGALISLFGFMAIAPNDARVLLLFGEYKGSVKESGFYWVNPFYSKKKVTLRVRNFETGGSRVEERKDAVGKVVQRKGRSAGRPAKVNDRDGNPVDISAVVVWRVVDTAEALLEVDDYEDYVAIQSESALRNLASRHPYDSEDHEVSLRGNPDEVGDQLRADIQERVDKAGVEVIEARISHLAYSSEIAAAMLQRQQAHAVVAARARIVDGAVGIVEMALQRLEREGVMPLDDERRAAMVSNLLVVLCSDRHTQPVINTGSLYQ
- the nuoK gene encoding NADH-quinone oxidoreductase subunit NuoK — translated: MTAVVPIEHGMLLAAILFALGLIGVLVRRNLIFMLISIEVMLNAAGLAFIVGGARWSQPDGQVMFILVLTLAAAEVSVALALLIQLYRRFRTLDADAVSEMKG
- the nuoM gene encoding NADH-quinone oxidoreductase subunit M, which gives rise to MPTILAWLIAIPLVAGALAWLAASHGARLCRWISVLALGLDLALVVAIWLGAPAIVETPRPGWLIEVDAPWIPRFGIGFHLAMDGLGLLMVALTLFLGLVSVACSWTEIQERVGFFHANLLWSLAGIIGVFIAVDLFLFFFLWEVMLVPMYFLIAIWGHENRIYSAIKFFIFTQASSLLMLASIIGLAYVNWQATGTWTFNYFELLGTSLAPDVAMWLMLGFFVAFAVKLPAVPLHTWLPDAHTDAPTAGSVILAGILLKTGAYGLIRFVVPLFPEAAMRLAPYAMALAVIGILYGAVLAFAQTDFKRLVAYTSVSHLGFVLLGVFAWNEIALQGAIMEMVAHGLSTGGLFVIAGALQERLHTREMARMGGLWARLPRMGGVALFFALASLGLPGLANFVAEFLVLLGAFPVAPIFTVIAASGLIAAVIYSLALIQRSFHGVPRAGAVRVADYGGRELAYSGAMILVLVWLGVRPQPVLETARPTLEALEVPSAGAAAVARPGPPDDPVAAASGGDE